In the genome of Equus asinus isolate D_3611 breed Donkey chromosome 9, EquAss-T2T_v2, whole genome shotgun sequence, one region contains:
- the LOC106836951 gene encoding mitochondrial ornithine transporter 2 yields MKSSPAIQAAIDLTAGAIGGTACVLTGQPFDTLKVKMQTFPALYKGLTDCCLKTYSQVGLRGFYKGTGPALIAYVAQNSVLFMCYGFCQQFVRKVVGLDKQAKLSDLQTATAGSFASAFAALALCPTELVKCRLQTMHEMEMSGKIAKSHNTVWSVVKSILRKDGPLGFYHGLSSTLIQEIPGYFFFFGGYELSRSFFASGRSKDELGPVPLMLSGGIAGICLWGVIYPVDCIKSRIQVLSISGKQAGFIGTLLSVVKNEGIAALYSGLKATMIRAFPANGALFLAYEYSRKMMMGQFEAY; encoded by the coding sequence ATGAAGTCCAGTCCTGCCATCCAAGCCGCCATCGACCTCACAGCGGGGGCCATAGGGGGCACAGCGTGTGTCCTGACCGGGCAGCCCTTCGACACCCTGAAAGTGAAGATGCAGACGTTTCCCGCCCTGTACAAGGGCCTCACCGACTGCTGCCTCAAGACCTACTCCCAAGTGGGCTTGCGGGGCTTCTACAAGGGGACTGGTCCAGCGCTCATTGCCTATGTCGCCCAGAACTCGGTCCTCTTCATGTGCTACGGCTTCTGCCAACAGTTTGTGAGGAAAGTGGTTGGACTGGACAAGCAGGCAAAACTGAGTGATCTGCAGACTGCAACCGCCGGTTCCTTCGCCTCTGCGTTTGCTGCGCTCGCCCTGTGCCCCACTGAGCTTGTGAAGTGCCGGCTACAGACCATGCACGAAATGGAGATGTCAGGGAAGATAGCAAAAAGCCATAATACAGTTTGGTCCGTCGTGAAGAGCATCCTTAGAAAGGATGGCCCCTTGGGCTTCTACCACGGACTCTCGAGCACTCTAATTCAAGAAATACCgggctatttcttcttcttcgGTGGCTATGAACTGAGCCGATCGTTTTTTGCCTCAGGGAGATCGAAAGATGAACTAGGCCCTGTCCCTTTGATGTTAAGTGGTGGAATTGCTGGAATTTGCCTTTGGGGTGTCATATACCCAGTGGATTGTATCAAATCCAGAATTCAGGTTCTTTCCATATCTGGAAAACAGGCAGGATTTATCGGAACTCTTCTAAGTGTTGTGAAAAATGAAGGAATAGCAGCCTTATATTCTGGACTGAAAGCTACTATGATTCGAGCGTTCCCTGCCAATGGGGCACTATTTTTGGCTTATGAATACAGCAGGAAGATGATGATGGGCCAGTTTGAAGCATACTGA